The following DNA comes from bacterium.
TTCGAATGCAGAAAACGGGAAAGAAAAACGAACAGAAAAAGAATCCGAAGTTTTTGTAAAGGTTGAACCCGTTCAACTGAAAGATTTTGCCGAGACCATTCAATTAACCGGCTCTGTCGAATCGCGAAACGATATTGTCATTCCAGCGGAAGAAGGCGGACGCGTTGTTTCCTGGAAGATCGATAAGGGCGGTTATGTTCAGAAAGGACAGACCCTGGCTAAGATCGATGACGCGATGTTGAAGGCCGCTTACGATGCGGCTTTAGCAAATTATAATATGGCCGAAGTAAATTATCAAAAGCAGAAGGCTGCGTTCGAAGAACAGGCGATTTCCGCCCTGCAACTGAAGAATCTGGAATATCAGCGCGACGCTGCCAAAGCCCAGGCCGATATGGCTAAATTACGCCTGGATAAAACCGTGATCACCAGCCCGATTGGCGGCATTTTTAATGACCGTCTCGCGGATGAAGGCGAATTGATCGGGCCCGGCATGCCAATCGCTCAGGTCATTGATATGAATCAGATGAAAGTCATGGTAGGAGTTCCCGAGCGGCACTCCAAAGAACTTCGCCTTGGCTTGCCGGTGGAGTTTACCGTCGATGCGTATCCAGGGGAAATATTTGCAGGAACGATCAGTTTTATTGCCGCCGCGGTGAATCCGGATAATCGCAGTATTCCAGTTGAAATAAATTTTACCAATGCGCAGGGGAAACTCAAGCCGCAAATGATCGCGTCGATAAAACTACGGCTTGTTTCATCTGCCAAAGCCATTCTGATATCGCAGGATTATATTCAACAGGTTGATATGGGCAGATTAGTTGTTTATGTAGTGAATAACGGTGTTGCGGAGGAACGGCTGGTGACTTTGGGCGGTTCTGACGGTTCCTCTGTGCGTGTAATAAAAGGGCTAAAAGAGGGCGATCAGATCATTACCGTCGGATTTCAGAATCTGATCGATAAACAAAAAATTAGAATTCAGGAATGAAAACGCGAGACGCAAGACATGAACCGCAGACACAAAAGTAGTTGTCTCATGTTGCACGTCTTACGTTTGCTTCGTAACACATTAAACCAATATATCGATTCATTTTTGAGAATTTAGGGGTACTTTTATGAGACCATGGAATCTTGCCGTTGATAATAAGGTTACAGTATATATTCTAATTGCAATTATTGTGTTTATGGGAACGATGTCCTACAGCAGCCTTCCCCGCGAAGCCGCTCCGGACATTACGATACCGCTGGTCATTGTTTCAGTTCCGTACGTCGGGGTCAGCCCGTCGGATGTGGAAGGACTGGTCACTCAGCCGCTGGAGCGGGAACTAAAATCACTGAAAGATATCAAAGAAATTTCATCCTCTTCCAAAGAAGGGCTTTCCACTATTCGTGTAGAATTTGAAACCGGCATCGATATAGACGAGGCGATGCGGCGCGTTCGCGATAAGGTAAATCAAACCAAACCTAAATTGCCCACCGACATTCTGGAGCCCATGATCTCGGAAATCAATTTCAGTGAATTTCCGATCATGTTTGTTACGGTTGGGGGAGAACTCGGACTATCGCGTTTGAAAAAGATCGCGGAAGATATACAGGATAAGATCGAAGCGGTGCCGGGCGTTTTGAGCGCAGAAATCTCAGGAAGTCTAGAACCCGAAATACAAGTGAATTGCGACGTCAATCGATTGAAGGGATATGATATCGGTTTCAGCGATGTGGTGAATACGATTAGGGAAGAAAACCTGAATACGCCCGGCGGATCGATCAATACAGGCAATGCCGATTATACCGTGCGGATTCCCGGACAATTTGCAACGCCCAAACCTATCGAAGATCTTATCGTAAAAATGCGCAATGGCCGGCCGATCTACGTCCGTGACGTGGCGACGGTTAATTATGCCTTCGAAGACAGGCTCACTTTCAGCCGGCTAAATAACGAGGAAGTGGTCACATTAAATGTTAAGAAACGCGCGGGTGAAAATCTGATTCAAATTGCCGATGAAGTGAAAAAAATTCTGCAGGAGATGAAACCCGGTTTTCCTCCCGGATTGAAATTAAGTGTTACCAACGACGCGTCGATCGAGATCAAACGTATGGTGTCTGAACTGGAAAACAGCGTCATGACCGGCATGTTCCTAGTAGTGCTGGTTCTTTTTATGTTTTTCGGCCTAAAAAATTCTTTCTTAATCAGCACCGCCATTCCGCTGTCCATGTTGATCGGGTTTATTATTCTCGGCCTTATGGGTATTACGCTGAATTTTGTTGTTTTATTTGCCCTGGTACTTGTTCTTGGGATTTTGGTGGATGACGCGATCGTGGTCATTGAAAATATTTACCGGCATCAGCATGAGTACAAAAAAAACCCGATCCAGGCGGCCAAAGACGGCACTAAGGAAGTGGCCATACCGGTCGCAACGTCCACACTGACAACCATCGCCGGATTCTTTCCGATGTTATTCTGGCCGGGTATTATCGGCGATTTCATGTATTATCTCCCGATGACTTTGATCATCATGATGAGCGCATCTATATTCACAGCGTACATTATCAGTCCGACGCAAGGCGCGCAGTTTATCGATTATCATAAAGAGATTGAAAAAGCAAGGTTGTCGGCGCTTCATCCGAGCGTATGGAAAAAGTACAATATATTTGCCAGGCTGTACCATGCTGTTGACACACAGTTCTTCCCCATGGCGCAGGCGAAATATGTTGGAACAATTCATTGGACGCTGCGGCATAAGACGTTTACAGTTGTGGCGGCAGGCGTTTTTTTGATCGTCATGACGGTTCTATTCTCGCTATTCAGCAAAGGGGTAGAATTTTTTCCCAACACGGAACCGAATCAGGTGGTTATTGCCGTAGCGATGCCGCCCGGTACGCCTTTGGAAAGAACCAACGGCATCACTAAAGTTCTCGAATCGCGTATGAAGGACGTTCGCGGAGTAGACGATATGGAATTTATGGTGGCCAATGTCGGGACATCCGAAGATCCGTTCGATTTCGGCGGCCAGGGAACGCCTAATAAATCGCAGATTTCCGTCAATTTTTACGAAAAGATGAAACGGGGGCAAAATTCTTTTATCACACAGGAAGAAATCCGTAAAGTGTCGGTCGGTATTGCGGGCGCGGACATCAAAGTAAAAGCGCAGGAGAACGGCCCGCCGGTTGGCGCGCCGGTTAGTCTGGAACTTTCAGGCGAGGATTTTAAAACGCTTACCGCGTTGTCTCTGCAAATCGAGGACATGATCAAAACGATTCCAGGCCTGGTGGATCTTAAAGATGATTATGACGCAGGTAAACCTGAAATACAGATCATGGTCGATCGCGAAAAAGCGGCCATGCTTGAAATGAGCACGGCGCAGATCGCGAACGTCGTACGAACGGCGATCAACGGAACGGAAGCTTCCAAATACCGAGTTGGCGAAGATGAATACAAGATCACAGTACGGCTTAACGAAGAACAGCGCAATTCGCCAAGCCATCTGGAAAATCTGAACATTACATTCATGAACAATAAAGGAAAACTTTTATCGGTGCCGTTGGTATCTGTTGCGACGATCGTGCGGTCAAACGGTATTGCCAATATCAAACGCAAAGACCTCAAGCGCGTGATCACCATTACGGCCGATGTGCAAGGACGCCTTGCCAACGATGTGCTGAACGATGTGAGAGGCAAACTTGGAAAATTTAATTTGCCGAGCGGATATAAAATCG
Coding sequences within:
- a CDS encoding efflux RND transporter permease subunit gives rise to the protein MRPWNLAVDNKVTVYILIAIIVFMGTMSYSSLPREAAPDITIPLVIVSVPYVGVSPSDVEGLVTQPLERELKSLKDIKEISSSSKEGLSTIRVEFETGIDIDEAMRRVRDKVNQTKPKLPTDILEPMISEINFSEFPIMFVTVGGELGLSRLKKIAEDIQDKIEAVPGVLSAEISGSLEPEIQVNCDVNRLKGYDIGFSDVVNTIREENLNTPGGSINTGNADYTVRIPGQFATPKPIEDLIVKMRNGRPIYVRDVATVNYAFEDRLTFSRLNNEEVVTLNVKKRAGENLIQIADEVKKILQEMKPGFPPGLKLSVTNDASIEIKRMVSELENSVMTGMFLVVLVLFMFFGLKNSFLISTAIPLSMLIGFIILGLMGITLNFVVLFALVLVLGILVDDAIVVIENIYRHQHEYKKNPIQAAKDGTKEVAIPVATSTLTTIAGFFPMLFWPGIIGDFMYYLPMTLIIMMSASIFTAYIISPTQGAQFIDYHKEIEKARLSALHPSVWKKYNIFARLYHAVDTQFFPMAQAKYVGTIHWTLRHKTFTVVAAGVFLIVMTVLFSLFSKGVEFFPNTEPNQVVIAVAMPPGTPLERTNGITKVLESRMKDVRGVDDMEFMVANVGTSEDPFDFGGQGTPNKSQISVNFYEKMKRGQNSFITQEEIRKVSVGIAGADIKVKAQENGPPVGAPVSLELSGEDFKTLTALSLQIEDMIKTIPGLVDLKDDYDAGKPEIQIMVDREKAAMLEMSTAQIANVVRTAINGTEASKYRVGEDEYKITVRLNEEQRNSPSHLENLNITFMNNKGKLLSVPLVSVATIVRSNGIANIKRKDLKRVITITADVQGRLANDVLNDVRGKLGKFNLPSGYKIDYTGENEEQDKAAAFLMRTLIITILLIFLVLVSEFNSVKVPIVIMTSVPLSLIGVFIGLLVTGTPFGIIMTGVGVIALAGIVVKNAIVLLDFTKHLRESGLTLDEALAEAGRTRLRPVVLTATTTILGILPLATGIDFDWRNLHFIIGAESSDFWRPLGIAVIFGLFISTFLTLVIVPTAYSWLEEKTNSSRAFLGRMFGQTATTDKVSEKLAE
- a CDS encoding efflux RND transporter periplasmic adaptor subunit, with translation MKEIMRIIIITTAAVLSLSVYACGSSNAENGKEKRTEKESEVFVKVEPVQLKDFAETIQLTGSVESRNDIVIPAEEGGRVVSWKIDKGGYVQKGQTLAKIDDAMLKAAYDAALANYNMAEVNYQKQKAAFEEQAISALQLKNLEYQRDAAKAQADMAKLRLDKTVITSPIGGIFNDRLADEGELIGPGMPIAQVIDMNQMKVMVGVPERHSKELRLGLPVEFTVDAYPGEIFAGTISFIAAAVNPDNRSIPVEINFTNAQGKLKPQMIASIKLRLVSSAKAILISQDYIQQVDMGRLVVYVVNNGVAEERLVTLGGSDGSSVRVIKGLKEGDQIITVGFQNLIDKQKIRIQE